A stretch of the Polaribacter pacificus genome encodes the following:
- the rplO gene encoding 50S ribosomal protein L15, with the protein MSLHNLQPAEGSVKKEKRIARGEGSGKGGTATRGHNGQKSRSGYSKKIGFEGGQMPLQRRVPKFGFTNINRKEYVGVNLDKLQTLVDEGKITDTVNLEILIANRVVSKTELVKILGRGELKAKLNITAHKFTATAKAAIEAAGGEAVTL; encoded by the coding sequence ATGAGTTTACATAACTTACAACCAGCAGAGGGATCTGTAAAAAAAGAAAAAAGAATCGCGAGAGGAGAAGGTTCTGGTAAAGGTGGTACTGCCACTAGAGGTCATAACGGTCAAAAATCGCGTTCAGGTTATTCTAAAAAGATAGGATTTGAAGGAGGGCAAATGCCACTTCAAAGACGTGTGCCTAAATTTGGTTTCACCAACATTAATCGTAAAGAGTATGTAGGTGTTAATTTAGACAAATTACAAACATTAGTTGACGAAGGTAAAATTACTGATACAGTAAATTTAGAGATTTTAATTGCAAACCGTGTGGTTAGCAAAACTGAACTAGTTAAAATACTAGGACGTGGCGAATTAAAAGCTAAATTAAATATTACTGCTCACAAATTTACTGCTACTGCAAAAGCTGCTATTGAAGCTGCTGGTGGAGAAGCCGTTACTTTATAA
- the rpmD gene encoding 50S ribosomal protein L30: MAKIRVTQVKSKIGRLQSQKRTLEALGLRKMNQVVEHEATPSIIGMVNTVKHLVSFEEIK; this comes from the coding sequence ATGGCAAAAATTAGAGTTACACAAGTAAAAAGCAAAATCGGACGCCTTCAAAGTCAAAAAAGAACTTTAGAAGCATTAGGTTTACGTAAAATGAACCAAGTAGTAGAGCATGAGGCAACTCCTTCTATTATTGGTATGGTAAATACAGTTAAACACTTAGTTTCTTTCGAAGAAATTAAATAA
- the rpsE gene encoding 30S ribosomal protein S5 yields the protein MYQKYKNVERVKPSGLELVDRLVGVQRVTKVTKGGRAFGFSAIVVVGDGNGVVGHGLGKSKDVASAIAKAIEDAKKNLVRIPLLDGTLPHEQKGKFGGAKVFLKPASHGTGVIAGGAVRAVLESVGVHDVLSKSQGSSNPHNVVKATLDALLQLRSAVMIAKQRGISLEKVFNG from the coding sequence ATGTATCAAAAATATAAAAACGTAGAGAGAGTTAAACCTAGCGGATTAGAACTTGTAGATCGTTTAGTAGGAGTACAACGTGTTACGAAAGTAACAAAAGGAGGTAGAGCATTTGGTTTCTCTGCAATCGTAGTTGTAGGAGACGGAAACGGTGTTGTAGGACATGGATTAGGAAAATCTAAAGATGTTGCATCTGCTATTGCAAAAGCAATTGAAGACGCAAAGAAAAACTTAGTAAGAATTCCTCTTTTAGACGGAACCTTACCTCATGAACAAAAAGGTAAATTTGGTGGAGCAAAGGTGTTTTTAAAACCTGCTTCTCATGGTACTGGAGTTATTGCCGGTGGTGCAGTGCGTGCGGTATTAGAATCAGTTGGAGTTCACGATGTATTGTCTAAATCACAAGGATCTTCAAACCCTCACAATGTGGTAAAAGCAACATTAGATGCTTTATTACAATTGCGTAGTGCAGTAATGATTGCAAAACAGAGAGGTATTTCTTTAGAAAAAGTATTTAACGGATAA
- the rplR gene encoding 50S ribosomal protein L18: MALSKLERRHRIKNRIRKIVSGTANRPRLSVYRSNKEIYAQIVDDVAGVTLAAASSRDKEVASSSKTEAAASVGKAIAEKATKAGIEAVAFDRNGYLYHGRVKVLAEAAREAGLKF, from the coding sequence ATGGCATTATCAAAGCTTGAAAGAAGACATAGAATTAAAAACAGAATCAGAAAAATTGTTTCTGGGACTGCGAATAGACCTAGATTGTCTGTTTATAGAAGTAACAAGGAAATATATGCTCAAATTGTAGATGACGTTGCTGGTGTAACATTAGCCGCTGCATCATCAAGAGATAAAGAAGTTGCTTCAAGCTCAAAAACAGAGGCAGCTGCTTCTGTTGGAAAAGCAATTGCAGAGAAAGCTACAAAAGCAGGTATAGAAGCTGTTGCTTTTGATAGAAACGGGTATTTATACCACGGTAGAGTAAAAGTATTAGCAGAAGCTGCAAGAGAAGCTGGTTTAAAATTTTAA
- the rplF gene encoding 50S ribosomal protein L6 has translation MSRIGKNPVSIPAGVEVSINGNEVTVKGKLGELTQEITGDITIKIEDGAVVLNRPSDSKPHKAHHGLYRSLVFNMIEGVSKGWTKELELVGVGYRASSQGQKLDLALGFSHNIVLELAPEVKVETVSEKGKNPIIKLTSYDKQLIGHIAAKIRSFRAPEPYKGKGVKFVGEKLRRKAGKSA, from the coding sequence ATGAGTAGAATAGGAAAAAATCCCGTAAGTATACCAGCTGGTGTTGAAGTAAGCATCAATGGTAACGAAGTAACAGTTAAAGGTAAATTAGGAGAGTTAACTCAAGAAATTACTGGAGACATTACGATTAAGATAGAAGACGGTGCTGTTGTTTTAAACAGACCATCTGATAGTAAACCACACAAAGCACACCACGGATTATATAGATCATTAGTATTTAATATGATTGAAGGTGTTAGTAAAGGATGGACTAAAGAATTAGAGCTAGTAGGAGTTGGTTATAGAGCTTCAAGTCAAGGTCAGAAATTGGACTTAGCCTTAGGTTTTTCTCACAATATTGTTTTAGAATTAGCTCCAGAAGTTAAGGTTGAGACCGTATCTGAAAAAGGTAAAAACCCTATTATTAAATTAACTTCATATGACAAGCAATTAATTGGTCATATTGCCGCTAAGATTCGTTCTTTCCGTGCACCAGAGCCTTATAAAGGTAAAGGAGTTAAGTTTGTAGGAGAAAAATTAAGAAGAAAAGCAGGTAAATCTGCATAA
- the rpsH gene encoding 30S ribosomal protein S8, whose protein sequence is MYTDPIADYLTRVRNAIAAGHRVVEIPASNLKKEMTKILFDQGYVLSYQFNDASVQGTIKIALKYDKETKESVIRKLERISTPGLRKYVSASEMPRVLNGLGIAIVSTSKGVMTNKQARLDNVGGEVLCYVY, encoded by the coding sequence ATGTATACAGATCCAATCGCGGATTACCTAACTCGTGTGAGAAATGCAATTGCTGCAGGACACAGAGTAGTTGAAATTCCAGCTTCAAACTTGAAGAAGGAAATGACTAAAATTTTGTTTGATCAAGGGTATGTTTTAAGCTACCAATTTAATGATGCTTCTGTACAAGGAACTATCAAAATTGCCTTAAAATATGACAAGGAAACAAAAGAGTCTGTAATTAGAAAATTAGAACGAATCAGTACACCAGGTTTGCGTAAATACGTTAGTGCATCAGAGATGCCTAGAGTATTGAATGGTCTTGGTATTGCAATCGTTTCGACTTCTAAAGGTGTGATGACTAACAAGCAAGCACGTTTAGATAATGTTGGAGGGGAAGTACTATGTTACGTTTATTAA
- the rpsN gene encoding 30S ribosomal protein S14 yields MAKESMKAREVKRAKTVAKYAEKRKALKEAGDYEGLQKLPKNASPVRMHNRCKLTGRPKGYMRTFGLSRVTFREMANQGLIPGVKKASW; encoded by the coding sequence ATGGCTAAAGAATCAATGAAAGCCCGTGAGGTAAAAAGAGCAAAAACAGTAGCTAAATATGCAGAAAAACGTAAAGCTTTAAAAGAAGCTGGAGATTACGAAGGATTGCAAAAGTTGCCAAAAAATGCTTCTCCAGTACGTATGCACAACAGATGTAAACTTACAGGGAGACCAAAAGGATATATGCGTACTTTCGGATTGTCACGTGTGACTTTCCGTGAAATGGCAAATCAAGGCTTAATACCAGGAGTAAAAAAGGCAAGTTGGTAA
- the rplE gene encoding 50S ribosomal protein L5 yields MTYIPRLKAEYKSRIISALTDEFGYSNVMQVPKLQKIVVSKGVGAAIADKKLIDYAVEELTTITGQKAVTTISKKDVANFKLRKGMPIGVKVTLRGEKMYEFLDRLVTASLPRVRDFNGIKANGFDGRGNYNLGITEQIIFPEINIDKVNKIGGMDITFVTSADTDKEAKSLLTELGLPFKKN; encoded by the coding sequence ATGACTTATATACCAAGATTAAAAGCAGAATATAAGAGCAGAATAATTAGTGCTCTTACTGATGAATTTGGTTATAGCAATGTAATGCAAGTGCCTAAACTACAAAAAATCGTAGTTAGTAAAGGTGTTGGTGCAGCTATAGCTGATAAGAAATTGATTGACTATGCTGTTGAGGAATTGACAACAATTACAGGTCAAAAAGCAGTAACGACTATATCTAAAAAAGATGTTGCAAACTTTAAATTACGTAAGGGAATGCCAATTGGTGTTAAAGTTACTTTACGCGGTGAGAAAATGTATGAATTCTTAGATAGATTGGTAACTGCATCTTTACCACGTGTTAGAGATTTTAACGGTATCAAAGCTAATGGGTTTGACGGAAGAGGTAATTACAACTTAGGAATTACTGAACAAATCATTTTCCCAGAAATAAACATTGATAAAGTAAATAAAATTGGTGGAATGGATATTACATTTGTAACATCTGCAGACACAGATAAAGAAGCTAAATCATTGTTAACAGAATTAGGTTTACCCTTTAAAAAGAATTAA
- the rplX gene encoding 50S ribosomal protein L24, which translates to MKKLKIKTGDTVKVIAGDHKGSEGKVMQILKEKNRAIVEGVNMISKHTKPSAQSPQGGIVKKEASIDVSNLSLVENGVATRVGYRTEGENKVRFSKKSDKAI; encoded by the coding sequence ATGAAAAAGCTTAAAATTAAAACAGGAGATACTGTTAAAGTAATAGCTGGAGATCATAAAGGATCTGAAGGAAAAGTAATGCAAATCCTAAAAGAGAAAAATAGAGCAATCGTAGAAGGTGTGAATATGATTTCAAAACACACTAAACCAAGTGCTCAAAGCCCTCAAGGAGGAATTGTAAAGAAAGAAGCTTCTATCGATGTGTCTAACCTTTCACTTGTTGAAAATGGAGTGGCTACAAGAGTAGGATACAGAACAGAAGGTGAAAATAAAGTTAGATTTTCAAAAAAATCAGATAAAGCTATATAA
- the rplN gene encoding 50S ribosomal protein L14: MLQTESRLKVADNTGAKEVLVIRVLGGTKRRYASVGDKIVVTVKTATPNGTVKKGQVSRAVVVRTKKEVRRKDGSYIRFDDNACVLLNPTEEMRGTRVFGPVARELREKQFMKIVSLAPEVL; encoded by the coding sequence ATGTTACAGACAGAATCAAGATTAAAAGTAGCAGATAATACAGGTGCGAAGGAAGTTTTAGTAATTCGCGTTTTAGGAGGGACTAAAAGACGTTACGCTAGTGTTGGAGATAAAATTGTAGTTACTGTTAAAACTGCAACTCCAAACGGTACCGTTAAAAAAGGTCAAGTATCTAGAGCAGTTGTTGTTCGTACAAAAAAAGAAGTAAGACGTAAAGACGGATCTTATATTAGATTTGATGATAATGCTTGTGTACTTTTAAATCCTACAGAGGAGATGAGAGGAACACGTGTATTTGGTCCGGTTGCTCGTGAACTTCGCGAAAAGCAATTTATGAAAATTGTATCATTAGCACCAGAGGTGCTTTAA
- the rpsQ gene encoding 30S ribosomal protein S17, producing the protein MEKRNLRKERIGVVSSNKMEKSIVVSEVKRTKHPMYGKFVLKTKKYVAHDETNDCNVGDTVRIMETRPLSKSKRWRLVEILERAK; encoded by the coding sequence ATGGAAAAAAGAAATCTTAGAAAAGAGAGAATTGGTGTGGTATCCAGTAACAAAATGGAGAAATCTATAGTTGTATCTGAGGTAAAAAGAACCAAGCACCCAATGTATGGGAAATTCGTATTAAAAACGAAGAAGTACGTTGCACACGATGAGACAAACGATTGCAATGTTGGAGATACTGTAAGGATCATGGAAACAAGACCTTTAAGTAAATCTAAACGTTGGAGATTAGTAGAAATCCTAGAAAGAGCTAAATAA
- the rpmC gene encoding 50S ribosomal protein L29 produces MKQSEIKELSTADLQENLDTLKKNYTDLKMAHAISPLENPIQLRALRKSVARIATELTKRDLQ; encoded by the coding sequence ATGAAACAGTCAGAAATTAAAGAATTATCAACAGCGGATTTACAGGAAAATCTTGATACGTTGAAAAAAAACTATACTGATTTGAAAATGGCTCACGCGATTTCTCCTTTGGAAAATCCAATACAATTAAGAGCCTTAAGAAAATCTGTTGCAAGAATTGCTACAGAGTTAACAAAAAGAGATTTACAATAA
- the rplP gene encoding 50S ribosomal protein L16: MLQPKRVKYRKVQKAKGNMKGISGRGNQLSNGMFGIKSLDQDLLTSRQIEAARIAATRYMKREGQLWIKIFPDKPITKKPLEVRMGKGKGAPEYFVAVIKPGRVLFEVGGVPMHVAKEALRLAAQKLPVKTKFIVARDFDNA; the protein is encoded by the coding sequence ATGTTACAGCCTAAAAGAGTAAAATACCGTAAGGTACAGAAAGCGAAGGGGAACATGAAGGGGATCTCTGGTAGAGGGAATCAACTTTCAAACGGAATGTTTGGAATTAAATCTCTAGATCAAGATTTACTTACGTCTCGCCAAATAGAAGCAGCTCGTATCGCGGCAACTCGTTATATGAAAAGAGAAGGTCAGTTATGGATTAAAATCTTTCCAGACAAGCCTATTACCAAAAAACCATTAGAAGTACGTATGGGTAAAGGTAAAGGAGCTCCAGAATATTTCGTTGCTGTTATTAAACCAGGAAGAGTGTTGTTTGAAGTTGGTGGAGTACCAATGCACGTAGCTAAAGAAGCTTTGCGTTTAGCAGCACAGAAATTACCGGTTAAAACAAAGTTTATTGTTGCACGAGATTTTGATAACGCTTAA
- the rpsC gene encoding 30S ribosomal protein S3, protein MGQKTNPIGNRLGIIRGWESNWYGGNDYGDKIAEDDKIRKYVNARLFKASVSRVIIERTLKLVTVTITTARPGIIIGKGGQEVDKLKEELKKITGKEVQINIFEIKRPELDAKLVASSIARQVENRISYKRAVKMAIAATMRMNAEGIKVQVSGRLNGAEMARSEHYKEGRIPLSTFRADIDYALVESHTTYGRIGVKVWIMKGEVYGKRELSPLVGLSKKQSSGNGPGAKKQPRRRK, encoded by the coding sequence ATGGGACAAAAAACAAATCCAATAGGAAATCGTTTAGGAATTATCAGAGGATGGGAATCTAACTGGTATGGTGGAAATGACTACGGAGATAAAATTGCTGAAGATGATAAAATAAGAAAGTATGTAAATGCTAGATTATTTAAAGCAAGTGTATCGAGAGTAATTATTGAGAGAACTTTAAAACTTGTAACCGTTACTATCACTACTGCTAGACCTGGTATTATTATCGGAAAAGGTGGACAAGAGGTAGACAAGTTAAAAGAAGAACTTAAGAAAATCACCGGTAAAGAAGTACAAATTAATATTTTCGAAATCAAACGTCCAGAATTAGATGCAAAATTAGTTGCTTCTAGTATTGCTCGTCAAGTAGAAAATAGAATTTCGTACAAGCGTGCTGTCAAGATGGCTATTGCTGCAACTATGAGAATGAATGCTGAAGGTATCAAGGTACAAGTTTCAGGTCGTTTAAATGGAGCAGAAATGGCGCGTTCTGAACACTATAAAGAAGGTAGAATTCCTCTTTCTACTTTTAGAGCAGATATTGATTATGCACTTGTAGAATCACATACAACTTATGGAAGAATAGGTGTTAAAGTATGGATTATGAAAGGTGAGGTATACGGAAAGCGTGAATTATCTCCATTAGTAGGTTTGTCTAAGAAACAATCTTCTGGTAATGGACCAGGCGCTAAGAAACAACCTCGTAGAAGAAAATAA